Proteins encoded within one genomic window of Cytophagales bacterium:
- the rodA gene encoding rod shape-determining protein RodA — MRGEKLQRRIDWLTLALYAVLVIGGWFSIYAADYDASTSGSIFNLQQNAGKQFIWILTSIVLIAGIFLLDGKLFETFSWVIYGGIIALLLLVLFFGREVAGSRSWFEIGSFRLQPSEFAKFASILALAKFLSTAPNLKQLPNLIKAAAIFLFPAALIVLQGDAGTAMVFGSLVLVLYREGMSYWFLVAPVLFIIIFLLTLLVAKTALLIAITVLALLGIAFFVRNIRRVFLIVGVAVIFVGTVFSVDFVLNEVLKPHQQRRVQLLVNPDLDPLGVGWNTTQSKIAIGSGGVTGKGFLKGTQTKFDFVPAQSTDFIFCTIGEEQGWFGTTFILVMFGLLLMRILAIADRQKGGFARIYGYGVACIIFFHMTVNIAMTIGLFPVAGIPLPFLSYGGSSLWSFTILLFILVKLDAQRMQVLQRF, encoded by the coding sequence ATGCGGGGAGAAAAGCTTCAACGGAGGATTGATTGGCTGACCTTGGCGCTGTATGCCGTTCTGGTCATCGGAGGGTGGTTCAGTATCTATGCAGCCGATTATGATGCATCAACCAGTGGAAGTATTTTTAACCTCCAACAAAATGCGGGAAAGCAGTTCATTTGGATACTGACCTCCATCGTGTTGATCGCCGGAATATTCCTGTTGGATGGAAAATTGTTTGAGACGTTTTCCTGGGTGATTTATGGGGGGATCATTGCATTGTTATTATTGGTGCTGTTTTTTGGTCGTGAGGTAGCGGGATCCCGGTCGTGGTTTGAGATAGGAAGTTTTAGGTTGCAACCTTCAGAATTTGCCAAGTTTGCCAGTATTCTGGCATTAGCCAAATTCCTGTCCACAGCCCCGAACCTAAAGCAATTGCCTAATCTGATCAAAGCGGCAGCAATCTTCTTGTTTCCGGCGGCGTTGATTGTATTGCAGGGTGATGCGGGTACAGCCATGGTTTTTGGAAGCCTGGTTTTGGTGCTTTATCGCGAAGGCATGTCTTACTGGTTCTTGGTTGCTCCGGTATTGTTCATCATCATTTTTTTGTTGACATTGCTGGTTGCAAAAACCGCATTATTAATTGCCATCACGGTCCTTGCATTGTTGGGTATCGCTTTTTTTGTAAGGAACATCCGACGGGTTTTCCTGATCGTAGGAGTTGCTGTCATTTTCGTAGGAACTGTGTTTAGTGTAGACTTTGTGTTGAATGAGGTGCTCAAGCCACACCAGCAGCGACGGGTTCAATTACTGGTCAATCCTGACCTTGATCCGCTGGGCGTGGGCTGGAATACGACCCAATCCAAAATTGCCATTGGGTCCGGAGGAGTCACGGGTAAAGGCTTTCTGAAAGGAACGCAAACCAAATTTGACTTTGTGCCGGCACAATCCACAGACTTTATTTTTTGTACCATAGGTGAGGAACAAGGCTGGTTTGGGACCACCTTTATATTGGTGATGTTCGGCCTGCTGCTCATGCGAATCCTGGCCATCGCCGACCGCCAAAAAGGTGGGTTTGCCAGGATTTATGGCTATGGAGTGGCTTGTATCATTTTCTTTCACATGACTGTGAATATCGCAATGACCATCGGCTTGTTTCCCGTGGCCGGAATACCACTTCCCTTTCTCAGTTATGGAGGTTCCAGTCTCTGGTCCTTTACCATTTTACTCTTCATTCTAGTTAAGCTGGATGCGCAACGAATGCAGGTATTGCAGCGATTTTAA
- a CDS encoding sodium:solute symporter translates to MTPFLVALVVGGYFLVLILISWWTSRSATSETFYTANRSSPWYLVAFGMIGATLSGVTFISVPGEVGNSNFHYFQMVLGYILGYSVIALVLLPLYYKHNLVSIYQYLLTRFGERAHKTGAFFFLISRVIGASFRLFLVAGVLQIAFFDAFGLPFWVAVASAILLIWVYTWKGGIKTIVWTDTLQTFFMLFSVGFSIYLIKSEMGFSFGDLISSIQSDPRSTAFDWRWKPGTNFFKQFISGAFIAIVMTGLDQDMMQKNLTCRSLKDAQKNVFWFTGVLVIVKVLFLVLGVMLYQYADFQSIPLPDRTDNLFPVIAIQHFPLAGAILFLLGITAAAYSSADSALTALTTSFCVDFLGFEPKNFGEQQKTRIAVHFGFSVLLFLVVIVFNAINDRSVISAVFTVAGYTYGPLLGLFSFGIFTKTQVRDGMIPLVCVLSPLLSYVLQSNSANWFGGYTIGFEILLFNGLFTFIGLWLLRKR, encoded by the coding sequence ATGACTCCATTTTTAGTTGCACTGGTCGTTGGTGGCTACTTTTTAGTCCTGATTCTTATCTCTTGGTGGACTTCAAGATCAGCAACTTCCGAAACATTTTACACTGCCAATCGATCTTCTCCCTGGTACCTTGTGGCCTTTGGGATGATTGGGGCCACTTTGTCGGGAGTCACTTTTATCTCCGTTCCTGGTGAAGTAGGCAATTCCAATTTCCACTATTTCCAGATGGTATTGGGGTATATCCTGGGCTATTCTGTCATTGCCCTGGTGCTGTTGCCGCTGTATTATAAACACAATCTGGTTTCCATCTATCAATATTTACTGACCCGATTTGGAGAGCGAGCACACAAAACCGGTGCCTTTTTCTTTTTGATTAGCCGGGTCATCGGAGCGTCGTTTAGATTATTCCTGGTGGCTGGTGTATTGCAAATCGCCTTTTTCGATGCATTTGGTTTACCCTTCTGGGTGGCAGTAGCGTCAGCCATTTTATTGATCTGGGTCTATACCTGGAAAGGTGGTATCAAAACCATCGTTTGGACAGATACACTACAGACCTTTTTCATGCTTTTTTCGGTTGGGTTCAGTATTTATCTGATCAAAAGTGAAATGGGCTTTTCTTTCGGGGATCTTATTTCTTCCATTCAGTCCGATCCGCGAAGCACTGCCTTTGACTGGCGATGGAAGCCGGGCACCAATTTCTTCAAGCAATTCATTTCCGGGGCATTTATTGCCATTGTCATGACAGGACTGGACCAGGACATGATGCAGAAAAACCTTACTTGTCGCTCGCTGAAGGATGCTCAAAAAAATGTATTCTGGTTCACAGGAGTTTTGGTGATTGTCAAAGTACTGTTTCTGGTTTTGGGTGTAATGCTGTATCAGTATGCTGATTTTCAAAGCATCCCATTGCCTGACCGAACGGATAATTTATTTCCAGTGATCGCCATTCAACATTTTCCGCTGGCTGGGGCAATTTTATTCCTATTAGGTATTACTGCAGCCGCTTATTCTAGCGCAGATTCTGCCTTAACTGCCTTAACCACTTCCTTCTGCGTTGACTTTCTGGGATTTGAACCCAAAAATTTCGGCGAGCAGCAAAAGACTCGAATTGCTGTTCATTTCGGCTTTTCCGTATTACTGTTTTTGGTGGTGATCGTTTTTAATGCAATCAATGATCGAAGTGTGATCAGTGCCGTGTTTACAGTTGCTGGATATACTTACGGCCCGCTCCTGGGATTATTCTCGTTTGGCATTTTCACGAAAACACAAGTCCGCGATGGAATGATCCCATTAGTATGTGTGCTGTCACCATTGCTTTCCTATGTTTTGCAGAGCAATTCAGCCAATTGGTTTGGTGGTTATACCATCGGATTTGAAATCTTGCTGTTCAATGGATTGTTCACTTTTATTGGGCTTTGGCTGCTGCGAAAACGTTGA
- a CDS encoding rod shape-determining protein, giving the protein MALFDFFSSDIAIDLGTANTLIIQKDKVVVDEPSIIAIDKNTNKVLAIGRQAMQMHEKTHENIKTIRPLKDGVIADFHAAEHMIRGLIKMIDGTSKRMFPASHRMVICIPSGITEVEKRAVRDSAEHAGAKEVYMIHEPIAAAIGIGINIDQPIGSMIVDIGGGTTEIAVIALSGIVCDQSIRVAGDSFNKDILDYMRRQHNLLIGERTAERVKIEVGSAMTELDEAPDDFEIRGRDLMTGIPKVIKISYSEIAFAIDKSVSKIEEAVLKALEISPPELSADIYDNGIYLTGGGALLRGLDKRLALKTKLPIHIAEDPLRAVVRGTGSALKSVADFKAVLMT; this is encoded by the coding sequence ATGGCGCTTTTCGACTTTTTCTCAAGTGATATAGCAATAGATCTGGGTACGGCCAACACCCTGATCATCCAAAAGGATAAGGTAGTGGTTGATGAGCCGTCAATCATTGCGATAGATAAGAACACCAATAAGGTTCTGGCGATTGGTAGACAGGCGATGCAAATGCATGAAAAAACGCATGAAAACATCAAGACCATTCGCCCATTGAAAGATGGTGTAATTGCGGATTTCCATGCTGCAGAGCATATGATCAGGGGACTGATCAAAATGATCGATGGAACAAGTAAAAGAATGTTCCCAGCTTCACATCGAATGGTGATCTGTATTCCTTCTGGGATTACGGAAGTGGAAAAACGGGCGGTTCGTGACTCAGCGGAACACGCTGGGGCGAAGGAAGTCTACATGATTCACGAGCCCATCGCTGCGGCGATCGGAATTGGAATTAATATTGACCAACCCATCGGTTCCATGATTGTGGATATCGGAGGGGGAACCACAGAGATTGCCGTGATTGCTTTATCCGGGATTGTTTGTGACCAATCGATTCGAGTGGCAGGAGATTCTTTCAATAAAGACATTCTGGACTACATGCGCCGACAACACAACCTGCTGATCGGTGAGCGTACTGCAGAAAGAGTGAAAATTGAAGTCGGTTCAGCAATGACCGAATTGGATGAAGCACCGGATGATTTTGAGATCAGAGGACGTGACCTGATGACGGGAATTCCGAAAGTGATCAAGATCTCTTATTCTGAGATTGCCTTTGCCATTGACAAGTCGGTTTCCAAGATCGAAGAAGCAGTACTGAAAGCACTTGAAATCTCACCACCGGAATTGTCTGCAGATATTTACGATAACGGTATTTACCTGACAGGTGGAGGAGCATTGCTCCGTGGATTAGACAAACGATTGGCCTTGAAAACCAAGTTGCCTATCCACATTGCCGAAGATCCATTGAGAGCCGTAGTACGCGGTACGGGAAGTGCCCTGAAAAGCGTTGCAGACTTTAAAGCCGTGTTGATGACTTAA
- a CDS encoding PhoH family protein, which yields MPRARKEKKIFVLDTSVILYSHDSILNFAEHDIGIPITVLEELDQFKKGNDTKNFEAREFTRLLDKLAEGQMLQDWIPLNGKTKGKFKVLMESNSSVDARKVFNDAKNDHRILNAALALKDELGTKRQVILVSKDINLRLKAKSLDLQAEDYETGKIKNVSTLHTGKTEITDIESEHIDQLFKENSIDKKKIFGRKKGIANEFYILRSDKNSVLAKYNATEKTVDKVDKVSVYGIKPKNAEQTFAIDAMLNPEVRLVSINGVAGTGKTLIALASALEQRRNFKQIYLARPIVPLSNKDIGYLPGDIKSKLNPYMEPLWDNLKFIQNQFPDSDKEHKRITDMVNQEKLVITPLAYIRGRSLSNIFFIVDEAQNLTPHEIKTIITRAGENTKIIFTGDIYQIDTPYLDSQSNGLSYLIDRIQDQPIFAHVTLEKGERSDLANLANELL from the coding sequence ATGCCGCGAGCCCGAAAAGAGAAGAAAATCTTTGTATTAGATACTTCCGTCATCCTTTACTCCCATGACTCCATTCTCAACTTTGCTGAACATGATATCGGAATTCCGATCACAGTACTGGAAGAGCTAGATCAGTTTAAAAAGGGAAACGATACCAAGAATTTTGAGGCACGGGAATTTACAAGGCTTTTAGACAAGTTGGCGGAAGGCCAAATGCTTCAGGATTGGATTCCATTGAATGGGAAGACAAAAGGGAAGTTCAAAGTATTGATGGAGTCCAATAGTTCGGTTGATGCCAGGAAAGTATTCAATGACGCTAAAAATGACCATCGGATCTTAAATGCCGCACTGGCACTAAAAGATGAATTGGGGACCAAGCGACAAGTCATTCTCGTTTCTAAAGACATCAATCTGCGCTTGAAAGCCAAATCCCTGGACTTGCAGGCAGAGGACTATGAAACGGGCAAGATCAAAAATGTCAGTACCCTGCACACGGGCAAGACGGAGATCACAGACATAGAGAGTGAGCACATCGATCAGCTATTCAAAGAAAATAGCATTGATAAGAAGAAGATCTTCGGACGTAAAAAAGGGATTGCCAACGAGTTTTATATCCTCAGAAGTGATAAGAACTCCGTTTTGGCTAAATACAATGCAACCGAGAAAACAGTCGATAAAGTAGATAAGGTTTCTGTTTATGGCATCAAGCCTAAGAATGCAGAACAGACTTTTGCCATCGATGCCATGTTGAATCCTGAGGTCCGGTTAGTTAGCATCAATGGGGTGGCAGGAACAGGGAAAACCTTGATTGCCCTGGCTTCGGCTTTGGAGCAACGACGAAATTTCAAACAGATCTACCTGGCACGGCCGATCGTTCCATTAAGCAATAAAGACATAGGTTACTTGCCTGGTGACATCAAGTCCAAGCTTAATCCTTACATGGAGCCGCTTTGGGATAACCTGAAGTTCATTCAAAATCAATTTCCGGATAGTGACAAAGAGCATAAGCGGATCACGGACATGGTTAATCAGGAGAAGCTGGTGATCACGCCATTGGCGTACATCCGTGGACGTAGTTTGTCCAATATTTTCTTCATTGTGGATGAGGCACAGAACCTTACGCCTCATGAGATTAAAACGATCATTACCCGAGCAGGAGAAAACACCAAGATCATATTTACTGGAGATATTTATCAGATCGATACACCGTATCTGGATTCACAATCCAATGGGTTGTCTTATTTGATTGATCGGATTCAGGATCAGCCTATTTTCGCACACGTGACACTGGAGAAAGGGGAGCGATCAGATCTGGCTAATCTGGCCAATGAATTGCTTTAA
- the purH gene encoding bifunctional phosphoribosylaminoimidazolecarboxamide formyltransferase/IMP cyclohydrolase, with the protein MSQKKIKTALISVYHKDNLEPIISRLNELGVSILSTGGTQDFIQQQGVEVTAVEDVTEYPSIFGGRVKTLHPKVFGGILHRRDNEADLTEKKKFEIPSIDLVIVDLYPFEETVASGADEQAIIEKIDIGGISLIRAAAKNFKDVLIVSSRNQYGDLLELLQDENGETSLTDRKRFAAHAFEVSSHYDSAIFGYMNADEEVPAFKTSVQGKKQLRYGENPHQQGAFYGDLDAFFDKLHGKEISYNNLVDIEAAVQLITEFGQETAFGILKHNNACGIALGNTVKEAYQRAFAADTTSAFGGVLITNQEIDKECAEEMHSLFFEIAIAPSFSEEALEVLKQKKNRILLIQKQQWTPQVQHRTLLNGVIVQQHDWKSDETADLKEVTKVTPTADEVADLLFASKVCKHTKSNTIVLAKGGQLLASGVGQTSRVDALEQAIEKAGKFGFDLKGAVMASDAFFPFPDCVEIAHKAGIQAVIQPGGSIKDQLSIDYCDENGLAMVFTGHRHFKH; encoded by the coding sequence ATGAGTCAGAAGAAAATAAAAACCGCCCTCATTTCAGTTTATCATAAGGATAACCTGGAACCCATCATTTCCAGGTTGAATGAGCTGGGCGTCAGTATTTTATCTACCGGAGGGACCCAGGATTTCATCCAGCAGCAAGGTGTGGAAGTCACCGCTGTAGAAGATGTCACGGAGTACCCGAGCATTTTTGGAGGCCGGGTAAAAACCCTGCACCCAAAAGTATTTGGAGGTATCCTTCATCGCAGGGACAATGAAGCGGACCTAACAGAAAAGAAAAAATTCGAAATTCCATCCATCGATTTGGTGATTGTCGATCTGTATCCTTTTGAAGAAACAGTCGCTTCAGGAGCAGATGAACAAGCCATCATCGAGAAAATTGATATCGGAGGAATTTCCTTGATCCGCGCTGCGGCCAAGAATTTTAAAGACGTCTTGATCGTAAGTTCCAGAAACCAATATGGAGATCTGCTGGAGCTGCTGCAGGATGAGAATGGTGAAACCTCCCTGACGGACCGTAAACGATTCGCTGCTCATGCCTTTGAGGTGTCTTCACATTACGATTCGGCCATTTTTGGCTATATGAATGCCGATGAAGAAGTTCCAGCATTCAAAACCAGTGTTCAGGGCAAGAAGCAATTGCGATATGGGGAGAACCCTCATCAGCAAGGCGCTTTCTATGGCGATCTCGATGCTTTCTTTGACAAACTGCATGGCAAAGAGATTTCCTACAATAACCTCGTAGATATTGAGGCTGCGGTTCAGCTGATCACCGAATTTGGTCAGGAAACTGCTTTTGGAATTTTAAAGCATAACAATGCTTGTGGGATTGCTTTAGGTAACACCGTAAAAGAAGCGTATCAAAGAGCTTTTGCGGCGGATACGACCTCTGCCTTCGGTGGAGTGTTGATCACGAATCAGGAAATCGACAAAGAATGTGCAGAAGAAATGCATTCCTTGTTTTTCGAAATTGCCATTGCACCCAGTTTCTCGGAGGAGGCATTGGAAGTTTTGAAGCAGAAAAAGAATCGAATTCTGTTGATCCAAAAACAGCAATGGACACCTCAGGTACAGCATCGTACGTTGCTCAATGGAGTGATCGTTCAGCAGCATGACTGGAAGTCGGATGAAACAGCTGATCTCAAAGAGGTGACCAAAGTGACGCCAACTGCTGATGAGGTAGCTGACTTGCTTTTTGCTTCCAAGGTCTGTAAGCACACCAAATCCAATACCATCGTATTGGCGAAGGGTGGACAGTTGCTGGCAAGTGGTGTTGGGCAAACTTCAAGAGTAGATGCCCTGGAACAAGCCATAGAGAAGGCTGGGAAGTTCGGATTCGACCTGAAAGGTGCGGTAATGGCTTCAGATGCTTTCTTCCCGTTCCCGGATTGTGTGGAGATCGCTCACAAAGCAGGTATTCAGGCAGTGATCCAGCCAGGTGGTTCAATTAAAGATCAATTGTCGATTGATTACTGCGATGAAAATGGCTTAGCCATGGTCTTCACAGGCCATCGACACTTTAAACATTAA
- the recR gene encoding recombination mediator RecR: MDYPSKVVEKAVEEIAKLPGIGRKTALRLALHLLKQDEGFTSSLSTALTDLRENIKYCSTCHIIADTTDCTCNNVATDRSVICVVEDTPDVMAVKNTGQYNGMFHVLGGRISPMDGIGPEEIRIESLIRRITSGDDDVKEVILALSSTMEGDTTAFYITKKLNELTDIKVTTIARGIPVGGELEYADELTLGRSIASRTLFSS, encoded by the coding sequence ATGGACTACCCGTCCAAAGTCGTAGAAAAAGCAGTAGAAGAAATTGCCAAATTACCTGGCATTGGCAGGAAAACTGCGCTTCGATTGGCCCTGCACCTCCTGAAACAAGACGAAGGATTTACCAGCTCTCTCAGCACCGCATTGACAGATCTTCGGGAAAATATCAAGTATTGCAGCACTTGTCATATCATCGCCGATACGACCGATTGCACCTGCAACAACGTCGCCACCGATCGTTCGGTCATTTGTGTGGTGGAAGATACACCTGATGTGATGGCAGTAAAAAACACGGGACAGTACAATGGCATGTTCCATGTCCTTGGAGGTCGTATTTCTCCGATGGACGGGATTGGTCCTGAAGAGATCCGGATCGAATCACTGATCAGACGCATTACCAGTGGTGACGATGATGTGAAAGAAGTGATCCTTGCATTGAGCAGTACCATGGAAGGCGATACGACTGCTTTTTACATCACCAAAAAACTCAACGAGCTGACAGATATTAAGGTGACTACCATTGCACGGGGAATCCCTGTCGGTGGAGAATTGGAATATGCGGATGAGTTGACTTTGGGCCGAAGTATCGCCTCCAGAACCTTGTTTTCTAGCTAA
- the mreC gene encoding rod shape-determining protein MreC: MNSLFNFLIKYRVAAVFFLLQVLCLLMIISTNRFYSASFFNTSNFLSGSVNQFSENSTNYFQLDDINNQLAQENAQLRRLLADLNYEKTIPPMIASNFEVVPAKVVNKTYQRSANFLTLALGTNEGVKQGMGVVGEQGVVGRVKSVSKNFTTVVSILNPKVMISSQVKRTGTLCRVQWETNDPLMINVKDIPRHIPIFEGDTIETSSYNGVFPPGVLVGVIESLELTQESPFYNATARLSVDFSSLNYAHVIINQTIAEKDSIESIILEEL, encoded by the coding sequence ATGAACAGTCTTTTCAACTTTTTGATCAAGTACAGAGTAGCAGCAGTCTTTTTTCTGTTGCAGGTGCTCTGCCTCTTGATGATAATCTCTACCAATCGATTTTACAGCGCTTCTTTTTTCAACACGAGTAACTTTCTAAGTGGCTCGGTGAATCAATTCTCTGAGAATAGTACTAATTATTTTCAGCTGGATGATATCAATAATCAGCTGGCTCAGGAAAATGCACAATTGAGGCGTTTGTTGGCGGATCTCAATTATGAAAAGACCATTCCACCGATGATTGCTTCCAATTTCGAAGTTGTGCCTGCCAAAGTGGTCAACAAGACTTACCAGCGCAGCGCGAACTTCCTGACACTGGCCCTGGGTACCAATGAAGGTGTGAAACAGGGCATGGGAGTCGTTGGTGAACAAGGAGTGGTTGGACGAGTAAAGTCAGTTTCAAAAAACTTTACAACGGTAGTATCTATCCTCAATCCTAAAGTAATGATCAGTAGCCAGGTCAAGCGAACGGGTACTTTGTGCCGCGTACAGTGGGAGACCAATGATCCGCTGATGATCAATGTAAAAGACATTCCGAGGCACATTCCGATTTTCGAGGGGGATACCATCGAGACATCTAGCTACAATGGTGTGTTTCCTCCCGGGGTTTTAGTAGGGGTGATTGAAAGCCTTGAACTGACACAGGAATCGCCATTTTACAACGCTACTGCGCGATTGAGTGTGGATTTTTCTTCCCTCAATTATGCCCATGTGATCATCAATCAGACGATTGCAGAAAAAGACAGCATTGAATCCATCATATTGGAGGAGTTATGA
- a CDS encoding GNAT family protein — protein MVEVHLRRLRRADTSELAKLANNRNVWDNVRDYFPHPYSEKDAEFFISSKVSEDPQITFAIEFEGRFAGIVGLEPQQDVYAHTCEIGYWIGEAYWGKGIATQAVNLATTYAFETLGLLKVYAGVFEFNKGSMRVLEKAGYLQEAILKSSVQKNNMIVDEVRYCIFRK, from the coding sequence ATGGTTGAAGTCCATTTAAGAAGATTAAGGCGGGCTGATACCTCTGAACTGGCCAAGTTGGCCAACAACCGGAATGTTTGGGATAATGTAAGGGATTATTTCCCCCATCCTTATTCAGAAAAGGATGCAGAATTCTTTATCAGCAGTAAGGTCTCAGAAGATCCGCAGATCACCTTTGCCATAGAATTTGAGGGAAGGTTTGCTGGAATAGTGGGGCTCGAACCACAACAGGATGTGTATGCACATACTTGCGAGATCGGCTATTGGATTGGTGAAGCATATTGGGGTAAAGGCATTGCCACACAGGCCGTTAATCTAGCAACAACCTATGCTTTTGAAACCTTAGGGCTCCTTAAGGTATATGCAGGCGTTTTTGAATTCAACAAAGGATCTATGAGGGTATTGGAAAAAGCAGGCTATCTCCAGGAAGCGATCCTCAAATCATCAGTGCAGAAGAATAACATGATCGTGGATGAAGTACGGTATTGTATCTTCAGGAAGTAG
- a CDS encoding ATP-dependent Clp protease adaptor ClpS — protein sequence MRFEFDVEEEIEIKEVVDDEKQRDLIVYNDDFNTFEHVIETLIKVCKHDPQQAEQCTYLIHFKGKCAVKRGTYEELKPKREAISDAGIKAAIV from the coding sequence ATGCGATTTGAATTTGATGTTGAGGAAGAGATAGAGATCAAGGAAGTTGTTGACGATGAGAAACAGCGAGATCTCATCGTGTACAATGATGATTTCAATACATTCGAGCATGTCATTGAGACATTGATTAAAGTATGCAAGCACGATCCACAGCAGGCCGAACAGTGCACCTACCTTATTCATTTTAAAGGCAAGTGTGCTGTGAAGCGTGGAACCTACGAAGAATTGAAGCCTAAGCGAGAAGCAATTTCCGATGCAGGCATTAAAGCGGCTATTGTATAA
- a CDS encoding penicillin-binding transpeptidase domain-containing protein, translating to MNERGLAIRGIIILIILILVVRLFSIQVGNEEYKLAAQNNIMQKRIEYPYRGLIHDRNGELIAYNAPIYNLIMVPRDFDKKDSLKVIQMLGLEEGEFKSQYEKCVDFSYSKPSPFEEEIPPEQFAQIQDELSSIKGLSIETRINRAYAIQTLGNTLGYVGEISAARLAADTADYYRGGDYIGISGLEREYEHVLRGKRGVSYKMVNVRGIVEGDFSEGQFDTIPEPGQDLEITIDLELQQYAEYLMAGKVGSVVAIEPSSGEILAFVSSPNYDPSLLTGRDFSKNFVSIKQDSLNPLFNRPVQAMYPPGSMFKTVQSLIALQEKATYPKEQIYSDNTLIGDLAPTGYYDIPKAIQFSSNNYFYKVFRRLIQRGEHESAFIDSRIGLESWGEYVKKFGLGVRLGLDLPGEVSGSVPNIDVYDRIYGRNRWKFSNIYSLSIGQGELLVTPIQMANLGAILANRGYYYTPHFIKKIGADSLVVAERNELGIEAQHYEPVITGMERVIQAGSGIRAFISDIAICGKTSTVQNAGEDHSGFMGFAPKENPQIAIAVYVENAGQGGRAAAGTASLLIEKHVRGEITRPWLEDFILKGEFIF from the coding sequence ATGAATGAACGAGGGCTGGCTATTCGGGGCATAATCATTTTAATCATTTTGATTCTGGTCGTTAGGTTGTTTTCGATTCAAGTAGGGAATGAGGAATACAAACTGGCCGCACAAAATAACATCATGCAAAAACGGATTGAATATCCGTATAGAGGCCTGATTCACGATAGAAATGGTGAACTGATCGCTTACAATGCACCCATCTATAATTTGATTATGGTTCCGAGGGATTTCGATAAGAAAGACTCCCTCAAAGTAATTCAAATGCTAGGCCTGGAGGAAGGAGAATTTAAGAGTCAGTATGAGAAGTGTGTAGATTTTTCTTATTCCAAGCCTTCCCCGTTTGAGGAAGAGATTCCACCTGAACAATTTGCGCAGATTCAGGATGAACTCAGTTCGATTAAAGGATTGAGTATTGAAACCAGAATCAATCGTGCCTACGCCATCCAGACGCTTGGAAATACACTAGGATACGTTGGTGAAATCAGTGCCGCCAGGTTAGCGGCAGATACCGCTGATTACTATCGTGGTGGTGATTACATAGGCATATCAGGATTGGAAAGGGAATATGAGCATGTCTTGCGTGGTAAGCGTGGTGTCAGTTATAAGATGGTCAATGTACGAGGTATCGTAGAAGGAGATTTCAGTGAAGGACAATTCGATACGATTCCGGAGCCTGGGCAGGACCTGGAAATTACCATTGATCTGGAGCTACAACAATATGCAGAATATTTGATGGCAGGAAAGGTTGGAAGTGTCGTAGCCATTGAACCTTCCTCTGGAGAAATACTAGCATTTGTTTCCAGTCCTAATTACGACCCTTCCCTGTTGACAGGCCGGGATTTTTCTAAGAATTTCGTGAGCATTAAACAGGATTCTCTAAATCCATTATTCAATCGGCCTGTGCAAGCGATGTATCCTCCAGGGTCGATGTTCAAGACCGTTCAGTCGCTTATTGCTTTGCAAGAAAAAGCAACCTATCCCAAAGAACAGATTTATTCAGACAATACACTGATCGGAGATTTGGCACCAACAGGTTATTATGACATACCAAAGGCCATTCAATTCTCCTCCAACAATTACTTCTACAAAGTATTTCGACGTTTAATTCAACGTGGGGAGCATGAAAGTGCTTTCATTGATTCAAGAATAGGACTTGAGAGTTGGGGTGAATATGTGAAGAAGTTTGGTTTGGGAGTGCGGTTGGGACTGGATTTACCAGGAGAGGTATCAGGTTCAGTTCCCAATATTGATGTTTACGATCGTATTTATGGGAGAAATCGCTGGAAGTTTTCCAATATCTATTCCTTAAGTATCGGTCAGGGCGAGTTGTTGGTGACACCCATTCAAATGGCTAATCTTGGAGCGATTTTGGCGAATCGTGGCTATTATTATACCCCACACTTTATTAAAAAAATTGGTGCTGATTCTCTTGTTGTAGCCGAGCGAAATGAACTAGGGATCGAAGCACAACATTACGAGCCAGTCATTACCGGGATGGAGCGTGTGATACAGGCTGGTTCTGGTATTAGGGCATTTATCTCAGACATTGCCATATGTGGTAAGACGAGTACCGTTCAAAACGCTGGTGAGGATCACTCAGGTTTCATGGGCTTTGCACCTAAAGAAAATCCTCAAATCGCAATTGCCGTGTACGTCGAAAATGCAGGGCAGGGAGGAAGAGCTGCTGCAGGAACTGCCAGCTTACTGATTGAAAAGCATGTGCGTGGAGAAATAACCCGACCCTGGTTGGAAGATTTTATTTTAAAAGGAGAATTCATTTTCTGA